From Etheostoma cragini isolate CJK2018 chromosome 10, CSU_Ecrag_1.0, whole genome shotgun sequence, the proteins below share one genomic window:
- the zbtb33 gene encoding transcriptional regulator Kaiso isoform X2 — protein MPSLKLISATDTQYSATVLKSMNEQRSHGLFCDVTIIIQDKKFRAHKTILSASSTYFHQLFSVAGQVIELNFIRAEIFEEILNYIYSAKIVRVRSDMLEELINAGQILGVKFIANLGSPLSQVKGLPGLSKETGSKSDTSTEMMPIIAESFSISAEEFNQTSKPAGNDSDSDNDVMFVSHTDAQTRAASQKANSGEVIDVDIAVSKNAAPNQNEESNHEVAKQKEKARTPLKTHAAKPPVISCPNPSLPNSSPLRSPDSSSNNSSSPARVSSGSAPTTPARLGSFPPEPSGASQTSENRDIMGVHKKQVSASSQQGDFKVRLLDVSDSQANPTSIPKSVIAAKKTVTLNTATEIDSISSGCKVYANIGENTYDIVPVKEDPGEGGSKANKGKRSLMATPVKPLDKTPTSPKASPKKRTKTELEDHYELIMDGKTFYVCIVCKRPYVCLTSLRRHFNTHSWEKKYPCRYCNKVFALAEYRTKHEIHHTGERRYQCLVCNEMFMNYQLLSTHCKQVHNQDPSGRKEKDDADNNLYRLLPCKTVQMKPYSWSTDGHGVPVISEDGSVHHITSVGEDVHSSTQTRMLNWDDIFIESDAHMPPNAHSQPEVTMNSPPQGATEFDFVVPETY, from the coding sequence ATGCCAAGTCTAAAGCTGATATCTGCGACTGACACACAGTATTCAGCAACTGTGCTGAAGTCAATGAATGAGCAGCGAAGCCATGGACTATTTTGTGATGTCACCATTATCATACAGGACAAGAAATTCAGAGCTCACAAAACAATCTTGTCTGCCTCAAGTACTTATTTCCACCAGCTCTTCAGCGTAGCTGGACAAGTCATTGAGTTAAACTTCATCAGAGCAGAAATCTTTGAAGAGAttcttaattacatttacaGCGCCAAGATTGTCCGTGTCCGCTCTGACATGCTTGAGGAGCTCATCAATGCTGGACAGATACTGGGAGTCAAGTTCATCGCAAACTTGGGGTCACCATTATCACAAGTTAAGGGTCTGCCTGGTTTGTCTAAGGAGACTGGGAGCAAAAGTGACACATCCACAGAGATGATGCCCATCATTGCAGAGTCTTTCTCAATATCCGCGGAGGAATTCAATCAGACAAGCAAGCCTGCAGGTAACGACTCAGACTCGGACAATGATGTTATGTTTGTCTCACATACAGATGCTCAAACCAGAGCAGCCAGTCAGAAAGCCAACTCTGGTGAGGTCATTGATGTGGATATAGCTGTTTCAAAAAACGCAGCACCAAATCAAAATGAAGAATCAAACCATGAAGTtgcaaaacagaaagagaaagccAGAACCCCGTTAAAAACACATGCTGCAAAGCCTCCCGTCATCAGTTGTCCAAACCCCAGTTTGCCCAACAGCAGCCCTCTGCGCAGTCCAGACAGCAGCTCCAATAACTCGTCTTCCCCTGCCAGAGTTTCCTCAGGAAGTGCTCCCACAACGCCTGCCAGGTTAGGCAGTTTCCCCCCTGAGCCCTCAGGTGCCTCTCAGACCTCTGAAAACAGGGATATAATGGGAGTCCACAAGAAGCAAGTGTCTGCTTCATCTCAGCAAGGGGATTTCAAAGTAAGGCTCTTAGATGTGTCTGATAGCCAAGCAAATCCAACTAGCATACCCAAATCAGTAATAGCAGCAAAAAAGACGGTGACACTGAATACAGCAACAGAAATTGATTCGATTTCATCAGGCTGTAAAGTGTATGCCAATATTGGAGAGAACACTTATGACATTGTCCCAGTGAAGGAAGATCCCGGCGAAGGGGGCTCTAAAGCCAATAAAGGGAAGAGATCTTTAATGGCAACGCCTGTAAAGCCCCTGGATAAAACACCCACATCCCCGAAGGCCAGCCCAAAGAAGAGGACCAAAACAGAGCTTGAGGATCACTACGAGCTGATCATGGATGGGAAGACTTTCTATGTATGCATCGTCTGCAAGCGCCCATACGTGTGTCTGACAAGTCTCCGCCGACACTTCAACACCCACTCGTGGGAGAAGAAGTACCCGTGTCGCTACTGTAACAAGGTCTTTGCACTGGCCGAGTACAGAACTAAACATGAAATCCATCACACAGGAGAGAGGCGGTACCAGTGCTTGGTGTGCAATGAAATGTTCATGAACTATCAGTTACTGTCCACCCACTGCAAGCAAGTCCACAACCAGGATCCCAgtgggaggaaagagaaagatgatGCAGACAACAACCTGTACCGACTCCTGCCATGTAAGACGGTGCAGATGAAGCCATACTCGTGGAGTACTGACGGGCACGGGGTCCCTGTCATATCCGAGGATGGCAGTGTGCATCACATAACCAGCGTCGGCGAAGACGTCCACTCCTCCACCCAGACCAGGATGTTGAACTGGGACGACATCTTTATCGAGTCCGATGCTCACATGCCACCTAATGCACACAGCCAACCGGAGGTCACCATGAACAGTCCTCCACAAGGAGCCACAGAGTTTGACTTTGTTGTACCAGAGACCTACTGA
- the upf3b gene encoding regulator of nonsense transcripts 3B, whose product MKEDKENARPRERKLEIKYEDGEKMEKSKEKKEAMTKIVIRRLPPSLTKEELEEHLQPLPELDYLEFFSNDTSLYPHLFARAYINFKNQEDIVLFRDRFDGYVFIDSRGQEYAAIVEFAPFQKTAKKRSKKKDAKCGTITEDPDYKKFLEIYNGDDDKLASTPETLLEEIEAKSKELVAKKTTPLLDFLKNKQRIREEKKEERRRRELERKRLRDEERRKWREDDRRKRKEAEKIKRIEKPLEKDKDLVKEEPKIKLLKKPDRGDDADSEKPKEKAKKPDRPNKEDRSIGSADHKRRPHMEHKEDRGRKVDEDGRKEFRERDPDRDRERDREREKERRQKEKERIRRQDEDRRRRRERQDGENSYRKKEEEVKKDKERALEKKKGEHIGDSGHSERPERPAKDHKKEDSGKRERLRNKDRPAIQLYQPGARSRNRRGGGGAESISADRKPDTVTETEKVSDKVDD is encoded by the exons ATGAAGGAAGACAAGGAAAATGCTCGACCTAGGGAGCGAAAACTGGAAATAAAGTATGAAGATggagaaaagatggagaagtccaaagaaaagaaagaggccATGACAAAG ATCGTAATCCGACGTTTACCACCAAGTTTGACCAAGGAAGAGCTGGAGGAGCATTTACAACCTCTCCCAGAGCTGGACTACCTGGAGTTTTTCTCCAACGACACCAG CCTTTACCCTCACCTCTTCGCAAGGGCTTACATCAATTTCAAAAATCAAGAGGATATAGTTCTCTTCAGAGATCGATTTGATGGCTATGTGTTCATTGACAGCAGAG GACAGGAGTATGCTGCCATTGTTGAGTTTGCACCTTTTCAAAAGACTGCCAAGAAAAGAAGTAAGAAAAAGGATGCAAAATGTGGAACAATAACTGAAG atcCTGATTACAAGAAGTTTCTTGAAATCTACAACGGCGATGACGACAAGTTGGCATCAACACCTGAGACCCTGTTGGAAGAGATTGAGGCAAAATCAAAGGAACTTGTAG ctaaaaaaacaactcctctGCTGGACTTCCTGAAAAATAAACAG AGAATtagggaggagaagaaagaagaaagaagaaggagggAGCTTGAACGCAAGCGTCTGCGTGATGAAGAGCGTCGCAAGTGGAGAGAGGATGACAGAAGGAAGCGCAAAGAGGCAGAGAAGATAAAGAGAATTGAGAAACCGCTGGAGAAAGACAAGGACCTCGTAAAAGAAGAACCAAAAATTAAG CTCCTAAAGAAGCCAGACAGAGGGGATGATGCTGATTCTGAGAAGCCCAAGGAAAAAGCCAAGAAACCAGATAGGCCAAATAAAGAGGACAGATCCATAGGGAGTGCTGATCATAAGAGGCGTCCGCACATGGAACATAAAGAGGATCGAGGAAGGAA AGTTGACGAAGACGGGAGGAAGGAGTTCAGGGAGCGAGACCCAGATCGAGACAGAGAGCGTGATCGAGAGCGGGAGAAGGAGCGGCggcagaaagagaaggagcGAATCAGGCGACAGGACGAAGATCGTCGGAGAAGGAGAGAACGTCAGGATGGAGAGAACTCTTAcaggaagaaggaggaggaggtcaaAAAAGATAAAGAGCGTGCCTTGGAGAAGAAAAAGGGTGAACACATTGGAGACTCTGGTCACTCTGAGAGGCCGGAGAGGCCTGCCAAAGACCACAAGAAGGAAGACAGTGGTAAAAGAGAGCGACTCCGAAATAAG GACCGGCCTGCGATTCAGCTGTACCAGCCAGGGGCCAGAAGCCGGAATCggaggggtggaggaggagcCGAATCCATCTCTGCTGACAGAAAGCCAGATACTGTGACCGAGACAGAGAAAGTGTCTGACAAAGTAGACGATTGA
- the zbtb33 gene encoding transcriptional regulator Kaiso isoform X1, which produces MHSVNTVKLRGNVEPLAVNMKVEEALAMEFFFTELNATATCLICRQKVLFKGFNMKRHYNAKHAGKYDKYKGRMRKIMSDTLHEDFNRCPGTSIGPDLRRESEPKLSSPDMPSLKLISATDTQYSATVLKSMNEQRSHGLFCDVTIIIQDKKFRAHKTILSASSTYFHQLFSVAGQVIELNFIRAEIFEEILNYIYSAKIVRVRSDMLEELINAGQILGVKFIANLGSPLSQVKGLPGLSKETGSKSDTSTEMMPIIAESFSISAEEFNQTSKPAGNDSDSDNDVMFVSHTDAQTRAASQKANSGEVIDVDIAVSKNAAPNQNEESNHEVAKQKEKARTPLKTHAAKPPVISCPNPSLPNSSPLRSPDSSSNNSSSPARVSSGSAPTTPARLGSFPPEPSGASQTSENRDIMGVHKKQVSASSQQGDFKVRLLDVSDSQANPTSIPKSVIAAKKTVTLNTATEIDSISSGCKVYANIGENTYDIVPVKEDPGEGGSKANKGKRSLMATPVKPLDKTPTSPKASPKKRTKTELEDHYELIMDGKTFYVCIVCKRPYVCLTSLRRHFNTHSWEKKYPCRYCNKVFALAEYRTKHEIHHTGERRYQCLVCNEMFMNYQLLSTHCKQVHNQDPSGRKEKDDADNNLYRLLPCKTVQMKPYSWSTDGHGVPVISEDGSVHHITSVGEDVHSSTQTRMLNWDDIFIESDAHMPPNAHSQPEVTMNSPPQGATEFDFVVPETY; this is translated from the exons ATGCATTCTGTGAATACTGTTAAGCTGA GAGGAAACGTGGAGCCACTGGCGGTGAACATGAAAGTTGAGGAGGCACTAGCTATGGAGTTCTTTTTTACGGAGTTGAATGCGACCGCTACGTGTCTCATTTGCAGACAGAAAGTATTATTTAAGGGGTTTAATATGAAGCGGCATTACAACGCTAAACACGCGGGAAAGTATGATAAATACAAGGGAAGGATGAGAAAGATCATGTCAGATACGCTTCACGAAGACTTCAACCGCTGCCCAGGGACTTCAATAGGTCCCGATTTGAGAAGAGAATCTGAACCTAAGCTGAGCTCCCCag ACATGCCAAGTCTAAAGCTGATATCTGCGACTGACACACAGTATTCAGCAACTGTGCTGAAGTCAATGAATGAGCAGCGAAGCCATGGACTATTTTGTGATGTCACCATTATCATACAGGACAAGAAATTCAGAGCTCACAAAACAATCTTGTCTGCCTCAAGTACTTATTTCCACCAGCTCTTCAGCGTAGCTGGACAAGTCATTGAGTTAAACTTCATCAGAGCAGAAATCTTTGAAGAGAttcttaattacatttacaGCGCCAAGATTGTCCGTGTCCGCTCTGACATGCTTGAGGAGCTCATCAATGCTGGACAGATACTGGGAGTCAAGTTCATCGCAAACTTGGGGTCACCATTATCACAAGTTAAGGGTCTGCCTGGTTTGTCTAAGGAGACTGGGAGCAAAAGTGACACATCCACAGAGATGATGCCCATCATTGCAGAGTCTTTCTCAATATCCGCGGAGGAATTCAATCAGACAAGCAAGCCTGCAGGTAACGACTCAGACTCGGACAATGATGTTATGTTTGTCTCACATACAGATGCTCAAACCAGAGCAGCCAGTCAGAAAGCCAACTCTGGTGAGGTCATTGATGTGGATATAGCTGTTTCAAAAAACGCAGCACCAAATCAAAATGAAGAATCAAACCATGAAGTtgcaaaacagaaagagaaagccAGAACCCCGTTAAAAACACATGCTGCAAAGCCTCCCGTCATCAGTTGTCCAAACCCCAGTTTGCCCAACAGCAGCCCTCTGCGCAGTCCAGACAGCAGCTCCAATAACTCGTCTTCCCCTGCCAGAGTTTCCTCAGGAAGTGCTCCCACAACGCCTGCCAGGTTAGGCAGTTTCCCCCCTGAGCCCTCAGGTGCCTCTCAGACCTCTGAAAACAGGGATATAATGGGAGTCCACAAGAAGCAAGTGTCTGCTTCATCTCAGCAAGGGGATTTCAAAGTAAGGCTCTTAGATGTGTCTGATAGCCAAGCAAATCCAACTAGCATACCCAAATCAGTAATAGCAGCAAAAAAGACGGTGACACTGAATACAGCAACAGAAATTGATTCGATTTCATCAGGCTGTAAAGTGTATGCCAATATTGGAGAGAACACTTATGACATTGTCCCAGTGAAGGAAGATCCCGGCGAAGGGGGCTCTAAAGCCAATAAAGGGAAGAGATCTTTAATGGCAACGCCTGTAAAGCCCCTGGATAAAACACCCACATCCCCGAAGGCCAGCCCAAAGAAGAGGACCAAAACAGAGCTTGAGGATCACTACGAGCTGATCATGGATGGGAAGACTTTCTATGTATGCATCGTCTGCAAGCGCCCATACGTGTGTCTGACAAGTCTCCGCCGACACTTCAACACCCACTCGTGGGAGAAGAAGTACCCGTGTCGCTACTGTAACAAGGTCTTTGCACTGGCCGAGTACAGAACTAAACATGAAATCCATCACACAGGAGAGAGGCGGTACCAGTGCTTGGTGTGCAATGAAATGTTCATGAACTATCAGTTACTGTCCACCCACTGCAAGCAAGTCCACAACCAGGATCCCAgtgggaggaaagagaaagatgatGCAGACAACAACCTGTACCGACTCCTGCCATGTAAGACGGTGCAGATGAAGCCATACTCGTGGAGTACTGACGGGCACGGGGTCCCTGTCATATCCGAGGATGGCAGTGTGCATCACATAACCAGCGTCGGCGAAGACGTCCACTCCTCCACCCAGACCAGGATGTTGAACTGGGACGACATCTTTATCGAGTCCGATGCTCACATGCCACCTAATGCACACAGCCAACCGGAGGTCACCATGAACAGTCCTCCACAAGGAGCCACAGAGTTTGACTTTGTTGTACCAGAGACCTACTGA
- the ndufa1 gene encoding NADH dehydrogenase [ubiquinone] 1 alpha subcomplex subunit 1: MWYEILPGFAVMTVCLIIPGVATAQIHKFTNGGKEKRIARYPWQWYLMERDKRVSGSGQHVDSKGLENIH, from the exons ATGTGGTATGAAATACTGCCAGGCTTCGCCGTCATGACCGTGTGTTTGATTATACCTGGCGTCGCCACTGCACAGATTCATAAGTTTACCAACGGGGGAAAG GAAAAGAGAATCGCTCGGTATCCGTGGCAGTGGTATCTGATGGAGAGGGACAAGCGAGTGTCGGGATCAGGACAGCACGTTGACTCCAAG GGACTCGAGAACATCCACTGA
- the pttg1 gene encoding securin → MANIIFAERENACLYPPTLKMRQRLQSAPEKLSSPMTANNLHTPLPSGRKAFGAVNKKIVTPAVNTQEKKILKPQETKVKQASDQNSKGEEYPEIEKFIPYDPLEFEKYSIPEDLIPLSSYALPGLACFPNAPHLCEEDLEMIAPLPNLSPVKMQTRSGHCSELDAFLQTLDELTVELPPESFTD, encoded by the exons ATGGCCAACATAATCTTTGCAGAGCGGGAAAATGCATGTCTTTATCCACCTACTCTGAAGATGCGACAGCGGCTTCAGTCTGCTCCAG aGAAACTGTCATCTCCTATGACTGCCAATAACTTACACACTCCTCTTCCATCTGGTCGTAAGGCTTTTGGTGCggtcaacaaaaaaattgtaaccCCTGCCGTCAACACACAAGAGAAGAAAATCTTAAAGCCACAG GAAACAAAAGTCAAACAGGCTTCAGACCAAAACTCCAAAGGGGAGGAATATCCAGAAATTGAAAAGTTCATCCCTTATGACCCACTAG aGTTTGAAAAGTACAGCATACCCGAGGATTTGATTCCTCTCAGTAGCTACGCTCTGCCTGGACTGGCCTGTTTCCCAAATGCTCCACATCTGTGTGAGGAGGACCTGGAAATGATTGCTCCACTCCCAAACCTGTCACCTGTAAAGATGCAAACACGTTCAG GTCATTGTTCGGAGCTGGATGCCTTTCTTCAAACACTCGATGAGCTGACTGTTGAACTTCCACCAGAATCTTTTACAGACTGA
- the sowahd gene encoding ankyrin repeat domain-containing protein SOWAHD yields the protein MEPSSMYESRSDDVGCDLTGSESAVSTATHGSRTCRQGTVVERLSRYVMPSAFQRRSRLQRQMEVTDSSAPGGFQREAPERGSFTLAMRKKYLKELLLSNPTHSGFSSVLSQTHSVSSEQDEGWALYPMEHAWMLSAVEGNYETILEFISEDPYLLTRKDFISGYSVLHWLAKRGQDETLLKLLRYAESAGIPVNVDVRGSGGLTPLHVASMHRQYMVIKLLVGAFSANVDAMDYNGKRAWQYLKGDAPLEMKELLGTWDDEHRCGCAQNVNNNSAGAMNLTAHDDVDHVETDHDNSFYPAKTGSSWGFGSFRKLLPSFSFLGNKS from the coding sequence ATGGAGCCAAGCAGCATGTACGAGAGCAGATCGGATGACGTTGGATGTGACTTAACTGGATCGGAATCAGCTGTCAGTACTGCCACCCACGGGAGCCGGACGTGCAGACAGGGCACCGTTGTGGAGCGACTCTCGAGGTATGTCATGCCCAGTGCTTTCCAGCGTAGGTCGAGGCTGCAGAGGCAGATGGAAGTCACTGACAGCTCGGCACCGGGAGGATTTCAGAGGGAGGCTCCGGAGAGAGGCTCGTTCACACTCGCTATGCGTAAAAAATACCTGAAAGAGTTACTGTTAAGCAATCCAACGCACAGCGGGTTTAGTAGCGTCCTGTCACAAACGCACAGTGTGTCCTCCGAGCAGGACGAAGGCTGGGCTTTGTATCCGATGGAGCACGCGTGGATGCTGTCTGCAGTAGAGGGAAACTATGAAACCATCCTGGAGTTCATCTCCGAGGACCCCTATCTGTTAACCAGGAAGGATTTCATCAGTGGGTACTCAGTCCTGCACTGGTTGGCCAAGAGAGGACAGGACGAGACTCTGCTCAAACTTTTAAGGTACGCGGAAAGTGCGGGGATCCCAGTGAATGTGGACGTGCGGGGCAGCGGCGGGCTCACCCCGCTGCATGTCGCCAGCATGCACAGGCAGTACATGGTCATCAAGCTGCTAGTCGGAGCTTTCAGTGCCAACGTAGATGCCATGGACTACAATGGAAAGAGAGCCTGGCAGTATCTGAAGGGAGACGCCCCGCTGGAGATGAAGGAGCTGCTGGGGACCTGGGATGATGAGCACAGATGTGGATGTGCgcaaaatgtcaacaacaacagcGCTGGTGCGATGAACTTGACCGCACATGACGATGTGGATCATGTAGAGACAGATCACGATAACTCCTTCTACCCGGCTAAGACGGGGAGCAGCTGGGGGTTCGGGTCTTTTAGAAAGTTGCTGCCCTCGTTTTCATTTCTTGGGAACAAAAGCTGA
- the rpl39 gene encoding 60S ribosomal protein L39 isoform X2, with amino-acid sequence MSSHKTFKIKRFLAKKQKQNRPIPQWIRMKTGNKIRYNSKRRHWRRTKLGL; translated from the exons ATG TCGTCCCACAAGACTTTCAAGATCAAGCGCTTCCTCGCTAAGAAGCAGAAACAGAACAGGCCCATTCCTCAGTGGATCAGAATGAAGACTGGGAACAAGATCAG GTACAACTCCAAGAGGAGACACTGGAGGAGGACCAAGCTCGGTCTGTAA
- the nkap gene encoding NF-kappa-B-activating protein: protein MPLSARSSSDGSGGPRSPRARRPRTRSRSRHRSDSRERSLSPYSFGPKLPKPRNREKEHEERDRRFREARNIRRIRIGSPRRSRSRSRSRERPNNNNNISHNQWSEQRDAPGKHGSFKEDYYYEQQRDDAQRQRQEAFIARRLQERERIGELGCPEVWGYSPRVKEPDSDEFTPVEDEKNSSSESSSEEEKKRKKKKKKSKKKKNKKHSEDSELESDSDEEEIKKKKKKKKSKKSKKSKKKKAKKSRKESSNPSSEESEEEEEDPNGVMWVEKTCMDEHVVGPEAPLTQLSQDDRPLDFGHALLPGEGAAMAEYVKAGKRIPRRGEIGLTSDEIADFEKSGYVMSGSRHRRMEAVRLRKENQIYSADEKRALASFNQEERRKRESKILSSFREMVYRKTKGKEEK from the exons ATGCCACTGTCGGCTCGCTCGAGCTCTGACGGCAGCGGGGGGCCTCGGAGTCCTCGTGCCCGGAGACCCCGGACTCGTTCCCGCAGCCGCCACCGCAGCGACAGCCGCGAACGGAGCCTTTCGCCGTATAGCTTCGGGCCGAAACTACCGAAGCCGCGCAACAGGGAGAAGGAACACGAGGAACGGGACCGTCGATTCCGAGAGGCGAGAAACATCAGGCGGATCCGCATTGGAAGCCCCCGTCGTAGCCGGTCCCGGTCCAGGTCCAGGGAGCGTcccaacaataacaataacatcaGTCACAACCAGTGGTCCGAGCAACGGGACGCTCCTGGAAAACACGGTAGCTTCAAAGAAGATTATTACTACGAACAGCAGCGGGACGACgctcagagacagagacaagaggCTTTTATTGCCAG GCGTctgcaggagagggagaggatcGGCGAGTTAGGTTGTCCTGAAGTTTGGGGATATTCACCAAGAGTGAAAGAGCCAGA CTCCGACGAATTCACACCAGTCGAAGACGAGAAAAACAGCAGCTCAGAATCGAGCTCAGAAG aagaaaaaaagaggaagaaaaagaagaagaaatccaagaaaaaaaagaacaaaaagcacTCCGAAGACAGCGAGCTAGAGTCAGATTCAGATG aggaagaaataaagaagaaaaaaaagaaaaagaagagcaagAA GTCGAAGAAGtccaagaagaagaaggcgAAGAAGAGCCGCAAGGAGTCCAGTAACCCCAGCAGTGAAGAgtcagaggaggaagaggaggatccCAACGGGGTGATGTGGGTGGAGAAAACCTGCATGGACGAACACGTGGTTGGCCCCGAAGCCCCGCTCACACAACTGTCCCAGGATGACAGACCTTTGGA ttTTGGTCACGCGCTGCTGCCAGGTGAAGGTGCTGCGATGGCGGAGTATGTGAAAGCAGGCAAACGTATCCCGAGAAGAGGTGAGATCGGTCTCACCAGCGACGAGATCGCAGACTTTGAGAAGTCTGGCTACGTGATGAGCGGCAGCAG ACATCGTCGTATGGAGGCTGTGCGTCTGAGAAAGGAAAACCAGATCTACAGTGCAGATGAAAAGAGAGCTCTGGCATCCTTCAaccaggaggagaggaggaagagagagagcaagatcCTGTCGAGCTTCAGGGAGATGGTGTACAGGAAAACTAAAGGCAAGGAGGAGAAATAA